The nucleotide sequence GCTTGCGAGTATTTTCGGCGAAGTTTTATTGTTTCTCGTCCCAAGGATACCGATAAACGGTAAGGATATTCATATTGAGCAAAAACTTCCAAGGTTTGATGATACAAATTACCCACATCTTCTATCAGTGTAGCTGTGTGTTTTAAGGCGAGTTTATTCACAGGATACTGATTCCAGTCAATCCCTAAAATAGTTCCCACTTTATTCCAAGCCAGTGTACCCAAAAGATTCAAGTTCTTCATTAACTCCGCCACAATGCGAGAGCGATCCTCATGAAATTCAGTCACATCAACTTCATGATTTTCTAAAAAGAAATGAGTTGAATTGTGGGAGCTATGAGCAGCAGCCTTTTCATAATATTTCTGTGCCCATCGAACCGCCATCAATGTCATTTCTCTTCTATCACTGGAACTAGACATAGAGTTCAGTTGCTCTGGAGTTTTGGAGAACATCATAAAAGCTTGCTTCCTTGGCAGTAAGGTTCATTAGAGGATTTAGGAAGAGAGGAGTCAAAGTAGAATTCAGAAAACTGTTAGTTACTAAATTCTATAGTCTGGTTTAATTATAGCCGAGTTAATTGATGATTTTAGCCGATTTTTATAAAGACTTTATGTAGTTCATCTAAATTTTAATTTAGTTAAATTTTCATTATAAATTCTGTAATTAGGTATACAAAAATCAATGATAGTGTGAATAAACCTTAATTAAAATTTAATAGAAATGTAGTATTTCTACTGTGATTGTAGCAACTTTTTTAATCTCGGCTTAAACCACTGCGTTTTCTAACATTATAATCGTTCCTTGTTCAGCATTAATTTTTACGTCTATTCCTAAAGGAATAGTAAACTGATCTCGAATATGACCCATCATAGAACCATACCAAGCCGGAATTCCCAACGGTTGAATTAAATCATTTAATACCTGCCATAAGGTTAAAGAGGGTTCATTTCCTTCGCCTGGGGTGCAGGCGGTACATTGACTAAAAATAAACCCCGAAATTTGATCTAAAATTCCGGCTAATTTCAAATGGGTTAACATTCGATCAATTCGGTAAATATCCTCTCCCACATCTTCCACAAATAGGATTTTATCTCGCCAATTTGGTAAATATTCAGAACCGACTAAAGCGGATAAAACCGATAAATTTCCTCCGATTAACTGTCCTTTTGCTTGACCTCGATAAATTGTTTCAACACGAACATTAGGAGAATTTTGAAAGGTGATGGCTTTTCCTTCAAATAATAGTTTTTGCAACCAACTGACAGAATAGGGATTCCACATGGAAGTCCCTAATAATCCATGAAACGTGACTAATCCGGTTTTGCTATATAATCCTAATAATAAAGCCGTGATATCACTATAACCGAGGAAAATTTTAGGATGTTGGCGAATTAAATCATAATCTAATAACGATAATATTCGAGCACTTCCCCAACCGCCTCCGGTCGCAATAATTCCCTTAACCGTCGGGTCAGCAAACATGAGATTAATATCTGCCGCCCGTTGTTGATCTGTTCCGGCTAAATAGCCGTATTCACTGAGAACATGAGGGGCAACTTTAACCGTTAATTCCTGTTGTCCTAATTGCAGTTGAATCCATTTTAAATGTTCTTTTAAAATTGGGCTGGCTGGAGTCACTAACCCCACTGTATCACCTGGGTTTAAACGGGAAGGTTTGAGTAACCGAGGAACAGATGCAGACTGAGCTAAAACGGGCAACTGAGTCGCAATTCCCGTTAAAGTTAATCCCGCTAAAAAATTACGACGATTCATGAATCAGTTATCAGTTGTAGGGGCGGGGTTTTCCCGCCCGAACTTAGCTATCAGTTAAGATTTTGCTGGTTATAGAAGGTGATTAATTAATTCTATAACCCCTGCTCCTCGACTATTTTGTGTTACCCAATTAACCCTTTCTTTGACTTCGGGTAAAGCATTAGCGACGGCTACGGAATAACCACATTGTTCTAAAAAATCACAATCGTTTTCTGCATCCCCAACGCCAACAATTTGTTGTAGAGGGAGGTTGATTAATTGGGAAAGTGCGTTTAATCCAAAGGCTTTATTAATGCCTTCGGGTAATACCATTACCGCTCCTTTATTGCAAATAATTTGCAGATTAACCCCTAAGTCTTGAATCGTTTTCTGAGTAATCTCTAAATAGGGTTCCCAAGTGGCAATAATCACCCGTCCTACTCCCAAAACTTCCAAAATTTGAGGTTGAGCAATCTTAGAAAATTCCTCTGGAACTGCCTGATTGTTTAAGAGTTGTTGTTTTTGGTCAATGCGATCGCGTAACAGGGTTATAAACGCTTCCGAGGGGCGATCTGCTAACAATTTTTCCACCTTTGTAGAAGGTTGATATAACACGGCTCCATTTTCCGCTACTACCCAATCAAACACATTAATAACCGGAATATGCGCGATTAAATTATCAAGTTGTCTGCCTGTAATCAGAATTAACTTCCGCCCTGACTGTTGCCACTGTTCTAAAGCGTTTAAAGTAGATTCCTCCACCATTCCATCCGTCGCTAAGGTTCCATCAAAATCCGTTGCTAAAGCTAAATAATTCATGATGATCAGAAAAAAATTGTTGAGGAAGGGGTAGATTTAGATTAAATTAATTCTACCACTCATCCGTTTAATTAACGCCTAAA is from Planktothrix serta PCC 8927 and encodes:
- a CDS encoding S66 peptidase family protein — translated: MNRRNFLAGLTLTGIATQLPVLAQSASVPRLLKPSRLNPGDTVGLVTPASPILKEHLKWIQLQLGQQELTVKVAPHVLSEYGYLAGTDQQRAADINLMFADPTVKGIIATGGGWGSARILSLLDYDLIRQHPKIFLGYSDITALLLGLYSKTGLVTFHGLLGTSMWNPYSVSWLQKLLFEGKAITFQNSPNVRVETIYRGQAKGQLIGGNLSVLSALVGSEYLPNWRDKILFVEDVGEDIYRIDRMLTHLKLAGILDQISGFIFSQCTACTPGEGNEPSLTLWQVLNDLIQPLGIPAWYGSMMGHIRDQFTIPLGIDVKINAEQGTIIMLENAVV
- a CDS encoding HAD family hydrolase translates to MNYLALATDFDGTLATDGMVEESTLNALEQWQQSGRKLILITGRQLDNLIAHIPVINVFDWVVAENGAVLYQPSTKVEKLLADRPSEAFITLLRDRIDQKQQLLNNQAVPEEFSKIAQPQILEVLGVGRVIIATWEPYLEITQKTIQDLGVNLQIICNKGAVMVLPEGINKAFGLNALSQLINLPLQQIVGVGDAENDCDFLEQCGYSVAVANALPEVKERVNWVTQNSRGAGVIELINHLL